The following are encoded together in the Argopecten irradians isolate NY chromosome 5, Ai_NY, whole genome shotgun sequence genome:
- the LOC138322635 gene encoding RNA demethylase ALKBH5-like, whose product MADSYRDLRHKLQSPHYRSVEYGRSRESDSKRKHYGSDKYNSPRNRNNRHELSREDELRKVNAGIKQRSLFSSEECKVIEEKIDSVVKHAKHGDYKEHTVDRAPLRNKYFFGEGYTYGSQLAKKGPGMERLYPKGEVDEIPDWILKLVVKPMYDAKIIPAGFFNSAVINDYLPGGCIVSHIDPPHIFDRPIVSVSFFSDSVLSFGCRFSFRPIRVSKPVLCLPVKKGHVTLISDYAADHITHCIRPQDIVERRAVIILRRVFPDAPRLEPSSSIERPLSRKRKRDPSSSSSSDEESGSEEQQENNTKENEEEKKSPTQTYYHRATKNSTRVYRHHHISSSESEHSDTENADKKSRPKKSKHKHKVKKKKSHKETKTSKRSKRS is encoded by the exons ATGGCCGACTCGTATCGAGATCTGCGGCATAAACTGCAGTCGCCACATTATCGCTCCGTGGAATATGGCAGAAGTAGAGAGTCGGATTCCAAACGGAAACACTATGGTTCAGATAAATATAATTCACCTCGGAACAGAAATAACAGACATGAACTGTCAAGGGAGGACGAACTGCGTAAAGTCAACGCAGGTATCAAGCAACGTAGCTTGTTTTCATCTGAAGAGTGTAAAGTTATTGAGGAGAAAATAGACTCTGTTGTGAAGCATGCTAAGCATGGCGACTATAAAGAACACACAGTTGATAGGGCACCTTtgagaaataaatatttcttcGGGGAAGGATACACGTATGGGTCACAGTTAGCCAAAAAAGGCCCTGGTATGGAGAGGTTGTATCCTAAAGGCGAAGTGGACGAAATCCCAGACTGGATTCTAAAGCTAGTCGTTAAACCAATGTATGATGCCAAAATAATACCCGCTGGGTTCTTCAATAGTGCTGTCATCAATGACTACTTGCCCGGGGGGTGCATTGTGTCTCATATAGACCCCCCTCACATTTTTGACAGACCAATTGTATCTGTATCGTTTTTCAGTGACAGTGTTCTTAGCTTTGGTTGCAGGTTTTCGTTTCGTCCGATACGCGTTTCCAAGCCAGTGCTATGCCTGCCAGTGAAGAAGGGTCATGTAACTCTTATTAG TGATTATGCGGCTGATCACATCACACATTGCATCCGGCCACAAGATATTGTAGAGAGAAGAGCAGTGATCATTCTTCGGCG GGTTTTCCCCGATGCACCCCGTCTTGAGCCATCAAGTTCCATTGAACGACCCTTGTCTCGTAAACGGAAAAGGGACCCGTCCTCGTCCTCGTCATCAGATGAGGAGTCTGGATCAGAGGAACAACAGGAAAACAATACCAAAGAAAACGAAGAGGAGAAGAAATCTCCAACACAGACGTACTATCACCGTGCGACAAAGAATTCTACCCGCGTGTACAGGCACCATCACATCAGCAGCAGTGAAAGTGAACACTCAGACACTGAAAACGCTGATAAAAAATCGCGGCCTAAAAAGTCGAAACATAAACATAAGgtgaagaagaagaaaagtCACAAAGAAACAAAGACATCTAAGCGAAGCAAGAGATCctga
- the LOC138322633 gene encoding fascin-like has product MSETNGLNGHSKDVVTEFSWKVGLLNCHSKYMTAESFGEVNVGGSSLKKKQIWTIEHDTVNEGEIYLRSPQTLEESYIMPDKHGNVSLKEKNADCKFVVEYGSGEFSGFWSFRSVAHNSLLGSGDGDGIKCFNKGKPTKMEFWTVQLSIHPQVNIRQLRRNRYAQLCNDELQFTETIPWGAQALIILEFHKGKYALRTSDDRYLNNDGSLSEECLDTSKFTLEIHFGKEKTTRVGLAFKDHEQRYLTAIGTSATMKARNLTVSKDELFAIEDSDPQVVFISDAGKMVSVKQGMDISANQTEEAETETFQAQYLQDKSKWVIRTNGSKYWAMVNPGSGIQANSKEIKDSSLFDIQWQGDGTVGFVAQNGKYISHKSTGALVATSDTLDEKERYKVKITNRPNLILRGPHGFVGIKPNGEYVCNKAQYSLILLEGNNDGTYYMKDSNGKYWSLSDDCHVIADGDVPTAFTIEFHRQTHISIKGPNQRYIRGEQNGNFRVVAEQLGADTYWEF; this is encoded by the exons ATGTCGGAGACAAATGGACTTAACGGACACAGCAAGGATGTTGTTACGGAATTCTCATGGAAAGTGGGATTACTGAATTGCCACTCGAAATACATGACGGCTGAGAGTTTCGGAGAGGTGAATGTTGGAGGTTCATctttgaagaaaaaacaaatctGGACCATTGAACATGACACGGTTAACGAAGGAGAAATTTATCTCAGAAGTCCACAAACATTGGAAGAATCGTACATAATGCCCGATAAACATGGAAACGTATCTCTAAAGGAAAAGAACGCTGACTGTAAGTTTGTGGTGGAGTACGGTAGTGGTGAGTTTTCTGGGTTTTGGTCTTTCCGTAGTGTCGCACATAATTCTCTGCTCGGGTCCGGAGACGGTGATGGAATCAAGTGCTTCAATAAGGGTAAGCCTACAAAGATGGAGTTCTGGACAGTCCAGTTGTCCATTCATCCTCAGGTCAACATCAGACAGTTACGGAGAAATCGGTACGCTCAACTCTGCAACGACGAACTACAGTTTACGGAAACCATTCCCTGGGGAGCACAAGCGCTCATTATCCTAGAATTCCACAAAGGGAAATACGCTCTGAGAACCAGTGATGATAGATATCTAAATAATGATGGAAGTTTGTCCGAGGAATGTTTAGACACATCAAAGTTCACATTAGAAATCCATTTTGGAAAGGAAAAGACAACACGCGTCGGTTTGGCGTTTAAGGACCATGAACAACGTTACCTTACAGCTATCGGAACCTCTGCTACAATGAAAGCCAGGAATCTGACCGTTTCTAAGGACGAACTTTTCGCTATAGAGGATTCAGATCCCCAAGTTGTGTTTATATCAGATGCTGGCAAGATGGTGTCCGTAAAACAAG GAATGGATATATCCGCTAACCAGACGGAGGAAGCCGAGACGGAAACATTCCAGGCTCAGTACCTACAGGACAAGTCCAAGTGGGTCATTCGTACTAACGGGAGCAAGTACTGGGCAATGGTCAACCCGGGCTCCGGTATCCAGGCAAACAGTAAAGAAAT CAAAGATTCGTCGCTGTTTGACATTCAGTGGCAAGGAGACGGTACTGTTGGGTTCGTGGCCCAGAATGGTAAATACATATCCCACAAGTCCACAGGAGCGTTGGTGGCTACGTCAGACACGCTGGACGAGAAGGAGAGGTACAAGGTGAAGATCACCAACAGGCCGAACCTGATCCTTAGGGGCCCACACGGCTTCGTGGGCATCAAACCTAACGGCGAGTACGTGTGTAACAAGGCGCAGTATAGCCTTATACTTCTGGAAGGCAACAACGACGGCACATATTACATGAAAG ACTCTAACGGGAAATACTGGAGTCTATCAGACGACTGTCATGTGATTGCGGACGGCGATGTCCCTACAGCCTTCACCATAGAATTTCACAGACAAACACACATCTCCATCAAGGGGCCAAACCAACGTTACATCCGAGGGGAACAGAATGGAAACTTCCGGGTCGTCGCAGAACAACTCGGAGCAGATACGTATTGGGAGTTTTAA